One Armatimonadota bacterium DNA window includes the following coding sequences:
- a CDS encoding aminoacyl-tRNA hydrolase: protein MKLIVGLGNPGRQYHGTRHNVGFEVIELLAKRHLIHVKARRSRAVVGEGRIGEEDIVLARPMTFMNLSGEAVGGLARRHRVAPEDILVVYDDMNLPLGKLRIRARGSSGGHNGMKSIIHSLGSEEFPRIRLGIGSPDRREAIEHVLSRFKRAEMPAVREMVERAADAVETYLRDGPEPTMNTFNADA, encoded by the coding sequence GTGAAGCTGATCGTCGGGCTGGGCAATCCCGGGAGGCAGTACCACGGCACCCGACACAACGTCGGCTTCGAGGTGATCGAACTGCTCGCGAAGAGGCATCTCATCCATGTCAAGGCGCGGAGGAGCCGGGCGGTCGTCGGCGAGGGTCGGATCGGGGAGGAGGACATCGTCCTCGCGCGGCCGATGACGTTCATGAACCTGAGCGGCGAGGCGGTCGGCGGCCTCGCGCGGAGGCATCGGGTTGCGCCCGAGGACATTCTGGTCGTTTACGACGACATGAACCTCCCGCTGGGAAAGCTGAGGATTCGGGCGAGGGGATCTTCGGGCGGTCACAACGGAATGAAGTCAATCATCCACAGCCTGGGAAGCGAGGAGTTTCCCCGGATCAGACTAGGGATCGGGTCTCCCGACCGAAGGGAGGCGATCGAGCACGTGCTCAGCCGTTTCAAGCGGGCGGAGATGCCGGCGGTGCGGGAGATGGTCGAGCGGGCGGCGGACGCAGTCGAGACTTACCTCCGCGACGGCCCGGAACCGACGATGAACACGTTCAACGCGGACGCTTGA
- the glmU gene encoding bifunctional UDP-N-acetylglucosamine diphosphorylase/glucosamine-1-phosphate N-acetyltransferase GlmU, translated as MPDMIGIILAAGKGTRMKSSLPKALHPICGKPMTRWVIDACKESGVTECVVVIGHGAGEVREGLGADVRYAVQEQQLGTGHACKEALIEIEATEGNVIVATGDTPLLSAEILKRLAEGHVSSEADATVLTAVLEDAGHYGRIIRASDGSVQAIIEAKDCTPEQKTVREMNSGIYCFKLHLLRKYLAEITPANAQGEYYLTDVISLMVKSGHRVAALVSDDEDIVLGINHRVDLAHLTGIIRRRILEKLMLDGVTLIDPCSTYADADVVVGRDTVIYPMSVLEKGCRIGEGCVIGPSTRMVNVEIGDGVAVLMSNLVDSAVGDGTRIGPFANVRPGCRIGAKVVMGDFVEAKNSEIGDGVSMAHLSYVGDASVGEGANIGAGTITCNYDGKAKHRTVIGRGAFIGSNSTLIAPVEIGDGAYVGAGSTITEDVPPDSLAIARERQSVKEGWAKRRREGSK; from the coding sequence ATGCCGGATATGATAGGGATCATCCTCGCCGCCGGGAAGGGCACGCGCATGAAGTCGTCGCTTCCGAAGGCCCTCCACCCCATCTGCGGCAAGCCGATGACCCGATGGGTGATTGACGCCTGCAAGGAGAGCGGAGTCACCGAGTGCGTGGTCGTCATCGGCCACGGCGCGGGGGAAGTCCGCGAGGGCCTGGGAGCGGACGTTCGGTACGCCGTCCAGGAGCAGCAGCTCGGCACGGGTCATGCGTGCAAGGAAGCGCTGATCGAGATCGAGGCGACCGAAGGCAACGTGATCGTGGCCACGGGCGATACGCCACTGCTGAGCGCGGAGATCCTGAAGCGCCTGGCGGAGGGCCACGTTTCGAGCGAAGCGGACGCGACGGTGCTCACGGCCGTCCTCGAGGATGCGGGCCACTACGGGCGGATCATCCGGGCGTCCGACGGCTCCGTGCAGGCGATCATCGAGGCGAAGGACTGCACCCCCGAGCAGAAGACGGTCCGTGAGATGAACTCCGGCATCTACTGCTTCAAGCTGCACCTTCTTCGGAAGTACCTTGCGGAGATCACCCCGGCGAACGCGCAGGGCGAGTACTACCTCACCGACGTCATCAGCCTGATGGTGAAGAGCGGCCACAGGGTCGCGGCGCTCGTCTCAGATGACGAAGACATCGTGCTCGGCATCAACCACCGCGTTGACCTGGCCCACCTGACGGGCATCATCCGGCGGCGCATCCTCGAGAAGCTGATGCTCGACGGTGTGACTCTTATCGATCCCTGCTCGACCTACGCCGACGCGGACGTAGTCGTCGGGCGCGACACCGTGATCTACCCGATGAGCGTGCTGGAGAAGGGCTGCAGGATCGGCGAAGGTTGCGTGATCGGGCCGTCTACTCGAATGGTGAACGTCGAGATCGGCGACGGGGTGGCCGTGCTGATGTCGAACCTCGTAGACAGCGCCGTGGGCGACGGGACGCGCATCGGCCCGTTCGCGAACGTCCGGCCCGGGTGCAGGATCGGCGCGAAGGTCGTCATGGGCGACTTCGTCGAGGCGAAGAACTCCGAGATCGGCGACGGCGTCTCAATGGCCCATTTGAGCTACGTGGGCGATGCGTCCGTCGGCGAGGGCGCAAACATCGGCGCAGGAACGATCACCTGCAACTACGACGGGAAGGCGAAGCATCGGACCGTCATCGGCAGAGGAGCGTTCATCGGTTCGAACTCGACTCTGATTGCCCCGGTAGAGATCGGCGACGGGGCATACGTCGGCGCGGGTTCGACGATCACGGAGGACGTCCCGCCGGACTCGCTTGCGATCGCGAGGGAACGGCAGTCGGTCAAGGAAGGCTGGGCGAAGCGCCGGCGCGAGGGTTCGAAGTGA
- a CDS encoding carboxypeptidase regulatory-like domain-containing protein encodes MQVHLRRLAIAALMTLIGSRAMPAESPYIYGIHDHEPAPTEWLSHVKQGSVTGGWLTATVAVGHNPGDMGGVNFTTFSNQGHTVVCRINNGYSDVGTIPLPAYYADFAQRCANFVQNSSGCSIWVIGNETNLASEWPPSGGNKPYVSPQDYASCFRMVYNAIKAVRPNDKVVPQALAPFGGPYGPGVFDQWTHDGCPLNWVDYMNQMLTAIKSTGSLDGIALHINSRGYTYSDIHSTWRVNAGGDELYFSFYVYKDWIDYGIPSDLYHLPLYATECNGVYYWKGGHPENPASHYEPGWMQEVFAEINRYNQTAVSTGKPIFRCVNMYRWCNGCDGWNIDGSSNPYKSQILSDLDAAVAQAYRWPVPPQLPGSISGYVRDRGGQIMANALVTTSPGGYSAVTNGSGYYQIQNVTPGTYTMTASKIAYCYQTVFGVTVPSNGNVTQDFAITRIGDNLLTNGNFEGGFQASGVAIGWKSWTSGWSNPITFADSTSPVHAGSHAQKWGRADSLRVHGGICQSAGGVTPGRQYAVSGWIRFQATDPGAWAEVGYDLTGQTSNGEAASVVYTKLEGGGQNTWLPYSITVTATGQSISIFFKFGQYNQGGAGPSWAYADDASISEVPTPPVMVSVTDDGSYQTSATSIRGSWSASDPESGVIGYQYAISSTPDESGIVSGGQWVLVGTATQATRSLTLTVGQVYYILAKARNPNNQWSAVMASDGIRVVQGALTLPAAKKLQDGKWVEIANLVCARAPVSDIMAVRQSDNVIGIKVTKGAGTIPTGLVPGTRLTIAGRLATFADTRELTDVILTNTGSATAPEPPLLIGRCIGGGDFFYTAGPPVAGQKGSPWGIGANNVGLVVTVIGKVSAHGTGTFFLDDGSAIPGGLPVSCLTGITRPDVGRIVKVTALVEASGLLVLSQSDIVPLQ; translated from the coding sequence ATGCAAGTTCATCTGCGCCGTCTCGCAATCGCGGCACTCATGACGCTGATCGGCTCGCGCGCGATGCCCGCCGAGAGCCCGTACATCTACGGCATCCACGATCACGAACCCGCGCCGACCGAGTGGCTCAGCCACGTCAAGCAGGGCAGCGTCACCGGCGGATGGCTGACCGCCACCGTCGCGGTCGGGCACAATCCAGGCGACATGGGCGGCGTCAACTTCACGACGTTCTCCAACCAGGGCCACACCGTCGTCTGCCGCATCAATAACGGGTACAGCGACGTCGGCACCATCCCGCTGCCCGCCTACTATGCCGATTTCGCCCAGCGGTGCGCGAACTTCGTGCAGAACTCCTCCGGCTGCAGCATCTGGGTCATCGGCAATGAGACGAACCTCGCATCCGAGTGGCCTCCCTCCGGCGGTAACAAGCCCTACGTCTCCCCCCAGGACTACGCGAGCTGCTTTCGGATGGTCTACAATGCCATCAAGGCGGTTCGTCCGAACGATAAGGTCGTTCCCCAGGCGCTCGCCCCATTTGGCGGTCCCTACGGCCCGGGCGTCTTCGATCAGTGGACGCACGATGGATGCCCGCTCAACTGGGTGGACTACATGAACCAGATGCTCACCGCCATCAAGTCCACCGGCAGCCTGGATGGGATCGCGCTTCATATCAACTCCAGAGGCTACACGTACAGCGACATCCACAGCACTTGGAGGGTCAACGCGGGCGGCGACGAGCTGTATTTCAGCTTCTACGTCTACAAGGACTGGATTGACTACGGCATCCCGAGCGACCTCTACCACCTTCCGCTCTATGCCACCGAGTGCAACGGCGTCTACTACTGGAAGGGCGGGCATCCGGAGAACCCCGCGAGCCACTACGAGCCCGGCTGGATGCAGGAGGTCTTCGCCGAGATCAATCGGTACAACCAGACCGCCGTTTCGACCGGGAAACCGATCTTCCGGTGCGTCAATATGTACCGATGGTGCAACGGATGCGACGGCTGGAACATCGACGGGAGCAGCAACCCCTACAAGTCGCAGATACTCTCCGACCTCGACGCGGCGGTGGCGCAGGCCTACCGGTGGCCCGTGCCGCCCCAGTTGCCCGGCTCCATAAGCGGATATGTGCGTGACCGGGGTGGGCAGATCATGGCCAACGCTCTGGTGACGACCAGTCCCGGCGGCTACTCCGCCGTCACGAACGGCAGCGGCTACTACCAGATCCAGAACGTCACGCCCGGCACCTACACGATGACCGCCTCGAAGATCGCCTACTGCTACCAGACCGTCTTCGGCGTCACCGTCCCGTCGAACGGCAACGTCACGCAGGACTTTGCGATCACCCGCATCGGCGACAACCTGCTGACGAACGGCAACTTCGAGGGCGGATTCCAGGCAAGCGGCGTCGCGATCGGCTGGAAGTCGTGGACCTCTGGCTGGAGCAACCCGATCACCTTCGCCGACTCGACCAGCCCCGTCCATGCCGGGAGCCATGCTCAGAAGTGGGGCAGGGCGGACAGCCTGCGCGTCCACGGCGGAATCTGCCAGTCCGCGGGCGGAGTGACTCCCGGCAGGCAGTACGCCGTGAGCGGGTGGATCCGTTTCCAGGCAACCGATCCCGGCGCTTGGGCGGAGGTCGGATATGATCTGACCGGCCAGACCTCGAACGGCGAGGCGGCCTCGGTCGTATACACCAAGCTCGAGGGCGGCGGGCAGAACACTTGGCTCCCGTACAGCATTACCGTCACCGCCACCGGTCAGAGCATCTCGATCTTCTTCAAGTTCGGCCAGTACAACCAGGGCGGCGCCGGTCCGAGTTGGGCCTACGCGGACGACGCCTCGATCAGCGAGGTGCCCACTCCGCCGGTGATGGTCTCAGTGACCGATGACGGCTCGTATCAGACGAGCGCGACCAGCATACGCGGCTCGTGGAGCGCATCCGATCCGGAGTCCGGCGTCATCGGCTACCAGTATGCGATCAGCTCGACTCCGGACGAGTCGGGCATCGTCTCGGGTGGACAATGGGTGCTCGTCGGAACTGCGACTCAGGCGACCAGGAGCCTGACGCTTACCGTCGGGCAGGTCTACTACATTCTGGCGAAGGCGCGGAACCCGAACAACCAGTGGAGCGCGGTCATGGCGTCCGACGGCATCCGCGTCGTCCAGGGCGCGCTCACTCTCCCCGCGGCGAAGAAGCTCCAGGACGGCAAGTGGGTCGAGATCGCGAACCTCGTCTGCGCCCGCGCGCCGGTCTCGGACATCATGGCCGTCCGCCAGTCGGACAACGTGATCGGCATCAAAGTCACGAAGGGCGCCGGCACGATCCCGACCGGCCTCGTTCCCGGCACCAGGCTCACGATTGCCGGACGACTCGCCACCTTCGCGGATACCCGCGAACTGACCGATGTGATCTTGACCAACACGGGCAGCGCGACTGCACCCGAGCCTCCGCTCCTCATCGGCAGATGCATCGGCGGCGGCGATTTCTTCTACACCGCCGGACCGCCGGTCGCGGGACAGAAGGGGAGCCCGTGGGGGATCGGCGCGAACAACGTCGGCCTGGTCGTGACGGTGATCGGGAAGGTATCCGCGCACGGGACCGGCACGTTCTTCCTCGACGACGGCTCGGCGATCCCCGGCGGCCTGCCGGTATCCTGCCTGACCGGAATCACCCGCCCGGACGTCGGCCGAATCGTCAAGGTCACCGCCCTGGTGGAGGCATCCGGCCTCCTCGTCCTCAGCCAGTCGGACATTGTGCCGCTGCAGTGA
- a CDS encoding amidohydrolase family protein: MFIDIHTHVTLRKRAARPDGGINATVEELISMLDEAGIDMAVLLPLISPEHIIHQMTTDDILDATAMHPDRFIPFCNIDPRALTNSPAADFTPLLEYYKSEGCKGIGEVTANLPWDDPRVENLFSHVEKSGLPLIFHIAPRSGGCYGLIDELGLPKLEGALQKFPDLIFLGHSQPFWSHISADVTDENWGGYPKGPVTPGRVPELLRRYPNMYGDMSAGSGFNAVSRDPEFGYAFMEEFQNKLLFGTDICRPGQELPQPDFLRRMVAEGRISRAAYEKITWQNANRLLGLGL; the protein is encoded by the coding sequence ATGTTCATAGACATTCACACCCACGTCACCCTGCGGAAGAGAGCCGCCAGACCGGACGGAGGCATCAACGCCACCGTCGAGGAACTCATCTCGATGCTCGACGAGGCCGGGATAGACATGGCCGTCCTTCTCCCGCTCATCAGCCCCGAGCACATAATCCATCAGATGACGACCGACGACATCCTCGACGCCACGGCGATGCATCCCGACCGGTTCATCCCGTTCTGCAACATAGACCCGAGGGCGCTGACGAACTCGCCCGCCGCCGACTTCACGCCGTTATTGGAATACTACAAGTCCGAGGGCTGCAAGGGGATCGGCGAGGTGACCGCCAACCTGCCGTGGGACGACCCACGAGTGGAGAACCTGTTCAGCCACGTCGAGAAGTCGGGCCTGCCGCTGATCTTCCACATCGCGCCACGGTCCGGCGGGTGTTACGGGCTCATTGATGAACTGGGCCTCCCGAAGCTCGAGGGCGCTCTCCAGAAGTTCCCCGACCTGATCTTCCTCGGCCACTCCCAGCCGTTCTGGTCGCACATCAGCGCCGACGTGACGGACGAGAACTGGGGCGGATATCCGAAGGGCCCGGTGACTCCCGGACGCGTGCCCGAGCTTCTGCGCAGATACCCGAACATGTACGGCGACATGTCCGCCGGCAGCGGGTTCAACGCCGTCAGCCGCGACCCGGAGTTCGGCTATGCGTTCATGGAGGAGTTCCAGAACAAGCTGCTCTTCGGGACGGACATCTGCCGTCCGGGCCAGGAGCTTCCTCAGCCCGACTTCCTCCGGCGGATGGTGGCTGAGGGCAGGATCTCCCGCGCCGCCTACGAGAAGATCACCTGGCAGAACGCGAACCGTCTGCTGGGGTTGGGACTGTAG